In Rhizoctonia solani chromosome 6, complete sequence, the sequence TGTGCTATATATAAAGCGTGCCTCAGTGTTTGTCCATATCCTTTTCACACCCCCTCTTGAAACAACGTTCCTTTTAAATCGGCCATTTTCGGTGTGCTTTCTCAACATTCCTTACGAGCTACACTCTGGCTCCCACAGGCCTGCTCTTTTAGCGTAACACCATGTCAGAACATATCGTTCGTGCCTTGGAGGCAGTCCATCGATCTGGACAAAAGGCGTACGGTTTTTGGGGAAACCATACCGCTACTATCGACTGGTGCGAGGTATGAGATGCCCATCCTTGCGTTCTTTAAGTTAACCACTCTGCCCCAATAGGATAACTATACTCACACACAATGTTGCCGAGTGGTATAATACAGTCTCCAACATTCCATTCATCGCTCTAGGCTTGTACGGCGCCTACTACTCTTTGAGTGAGATACCGAGTGCAATGCACCGATGGGCAATGCACCGATGGAGATTCGCCGCTCCCCTTTTGGCATCGCTTGTGTTGGGCTTGGCTCGTTTATATTTCATGCGACCCTCAACTGGTACGCACAGGTGTTACTGGACGAGATGCCCATGATATACGTTTCAAGTATGGTGTTGTATCTTGTACTTGCTCCTACCGATAGTGGAGGCCCGTTGAAATTGAAGCTTGGAATAGCCTCGGTGCCACTCATCATCACCTGCCTTTAGTAAGTAGCCTATGTAATGAGTGGTAGCCAGAATTAACCGTTGGGTCCCATACATGTAGCCTAAAATTCCCCTATCCTGTCATCCACCAACTTTGTTTCGCCGGAATAATGTTATCGATTGCATATCGACTGATTGGTCTCCTGCGAAATCCTAAACATAGTTCCGATGCGGTATTCGATGCCAAGTACTATATAGTGACTGGTGTGGTGATGTTTATAGTGGCATTTGGCATCTGGAACATCGATAACACCTTTTGCGATTTTTGGACCATAATCCGTAGTCGGCTATGGCGGGACGAAATGGGCCCAAGCTTCAAAACACCCAGTCTTTCAGCCGCTATAGTTGGCGCTGTAACACAGGGACACGCGTGGTGGCACTTGCTCACTGGTTGGGCTGTGCAAGAATGGCAGCAGGCGCAAGTTGTAAGTGAGATTTTTGGCTTGTGACGATATCTAGCAAATGGGCTCATGTGTCACAACTAGATTTGATGCTTACAACTTCCCATCCCGATATGTTCATATTGCATTCCTATGATCGGCATTGTGCCAAGTGTGAGGAGGTCGCCGGAATTCGAAAGGCCCGAGGCGGAGGAATACTTGTTGGGTGACCGATTGATCATTTCGGTGCAACAATTCTAGTTTACTTAGCGGCTTTGGGTAATATATGTCGATAAATTTTAGATGTAAATGAGGGATATTCTACTGTTCATTTTATGTTACTGTTTGACTTCGCCCAAGCGTGGTCACTAAACGCAATCCAACTTTAGTGCATACAATTTGCTTGGGCTTGGGTTCTGATTACATAACCACAGCGACTGTCAATCTGACTTGATCACCACAAGGCAAACAGATCTTACCGCGACCCATTTCTTGCGAGCAGGAAATCTTGTTAGAGAAGACAGGAGTAGTAAAACGTAATTTTTATAGGTGGCTCACTTAACGCCTTAGAATTGCTAAATCGCGTCTTGACCTCGGCAACGCCCTTTTATCAACTTTCACGTACTCATCTACCATGTCCTCTATCTCATTAACAGCACTGTCTGCTCAAACTCTATCTCAAACTCGAGCTTCAAAGGTTTTCTACTCTACCTGGATCACCCTCTCCTCCTCCCTCACTTATCACACAAATCACGCGAAACATGGACTCTCTTCGAACGAGCATATTGGATATGGAGGTTGAAGCGAAAAGGGAGAGAGGAAGTAAGGCCCCTTCGGGAGCAGTGGGAAAGAATGAGAAAGATGGTCGAGGATCAAGTTAATATTGATGGGTCAGTACACATTGATCCGCATGTCAGCTCAGATATACATCGTGTTAATTACCTGGATAATATATTAGGTTGCCACCTGTTCGTGAACTACTCCCCCTCTGCCTCCCTCTTCTCCTGTTCCCAAGCGAAAGTCATCGAACGATGCAATATTCCAGCCATACAAGGATGAGCCTGCGCCTTATGAAGATGATGGTCCCTCACACGATGATATATTGTTACAGCAGCGACAAATGATGGACGGTTGTTTGAACTCTGTATATTTGTGAAATATTAATCGTTGGGAGCGAGCAGACCAAGATACCCACCTTGATAGACTGTCCCATTCTATCCGCAACCAACACGACATCTCCCTTCAAATCAATGAGGAACTCGAAGTACACACTGGCCTACTAGAGGCACTCGACCACGAACTTGATCTACTGGAGATCGACTTTCCCGTGCCAGGAGACGGTTGGACCATGTGGCCCGCGTGCACGAGACAATGGTTGGTGCTGTTGTTCCTCGGGTACTGTTGGAGATTATCTAACCATATCCGATTCTCAGGTTCTGCAGTAGCGATCGGAGTACTCATTTTCGTTTTATTGATAGTGTTCAAAACCTAGTCCGCACAAAGAAGCGGGATACATAGCTTTTGGTTTCTTGTATGTATTATAGGACATTGCAATCGTTGGTTTAGAGTATTTACTATATACTGCGTAGCTCTCAACAAACATTTGAATGCCTGTTAACGACACCAGCGAACACGTTACTGGACCATCTTCCAGTTCCCTCTTTCCCCACTCTGGATTACAAACGTCAGCTCCTTAACGTCGGATCAGTTGGTTGAATTTCACTTACGGGATTGATCCAGGTATCCTTCTTCGATCTCATCCTTGGCCGGTGTCGCTTATACCACTCCCATGTAAACCGCATGACCTCTCCGTCTGCACCAAATGGACTCGGGATTTCCGAATACCCAGGTCGCGCTGTCGGATGGCGAACGTACACTGCTGAGCATGTATTGAATGCGGGTTCGATATACGCTGGGATGAAGAGATGCGGAGAAGCATAGGCAGGGAGCGAGAACGATGTACCACGATGGTTGAGCACTGTGGCCTTGTATGGGCTTAATAAATGTCTTTGGTAAGTCCTCGAGCGCGGATCTGGGTTTCGTTGTGGGCGGATCGAAGGGTTAGTGGAGGATGCCTCAGACGCGGTATTTGGCTTTTCCTCGGCTTTGGTGGTCGCTGCCTCTACTTGACCCTCAGGTTCTGAGACGTCCTTTGGAGTTTCGTTCacttcctttttggggagtATCCTCAATGGTGACTGAACGACCTTTAGCATGTCTATCGCAGATGGATCGACGGATACCATATCTCCTGGATTTAGGAGCACATTGGGATTTGTTTGCTAAACATAGACAATGGATAAATTTGATCCTTATGATCATATGCGGCACCACCCACCTTTTTCCGTTTAGTTTAACTTGCCGTGGACCACAAGTTGCCGTGCCTGCCATGCACTAGTCGCAAAACAGCATCTGAAGATAAACACATCCAATCGTCGCTCGACTTCGACGAGCATCAAACTTGTCACGGGTGTGGGACTGAGTAGAGCTCCGTTGAGACTGAAGCTTTCTGCCCGTATAGATTGACTGCTTTCGTCGTCGTGGAGGAAGTCGACGGGCGGGTGCTGGGTAAACCTGAAGGAAGGAACCAGCGCTGGAAACGTTTCTCTGCTATCAGTCTCCGTGATAGGCTCGTATGTATCGTTTGGCGGCCCAACGTTGCTGAAATAGTGTTTTCGAGGATTTTGTGAACTTGACGCCCGCAGTTCCTGGTCCGATTGATCGATTCCAGATTGACCAAAGGTTAACTGCTTTCCAGCTCTAGGTGCGAAACAGTATTCAAGGAACGGAGAAGAAATGAAATCGATGAAGTATCAGAGTTTGAAGGAGCTGTGATTATATGCGATGAAATCTTACCATTCGCGGGAGGCTTCGCGCCAAGTTGAAGACATTGGCGTCCTCATTGTTGAGCTCAGACTGCACGGTGAGAGGAGCTCAGAGAAATGCAGTCACGTGAAGAGAAATCGTGTAATGTAACCCATTACAAAGCTCAATAAGCCATGTATGTATAGCAACAAATCTCAATACTCGAGGTAGTGTAACCTCAACTTATCAAATATGCGCGCAGCAATTCGACAGGCCCTAGAAGAAAGTCGAGCAATATTAATAGATTCTTGCACAGAATGAAGCGCGAAAATCAATGGAGTAATTCAAATCAAAAATTCAGTCTCACTTCCCAACTGTTCTGGTCTTCCCTGAGCATACATAAGGAAAGAGGTCCCATCACAACCACCTCGAGTTCTATTAACGAGGCAGTCCCACATGCCGATTCCTCGTGGGTTCTATAGGGGTCAGATTGCGTTTCATTCATTTCCTCGCCACCTGAGCCCTGATAGAAGGGTAGGCGAGACGCTAAGCTAAAGATATTGCTGGATATATATAGCCGATATGAGATTAGTATTGAGAGATCCTTCTCGTAATGGCCGGCGGTTATTCAACTTGGATCAAACTCATGCTCCAATCAAGTTGGCGTCGTCGTACGTCACTGATTCAGTAGTTGAGCGGCCTTTTGGGTTCGCGGATTTCTGTAAATGGCATAGTCTAGCCGCTCCCATCACAAAAGTACCGTGGTATCCGTAGGATTGTATCGTTCACATTGTTGGAATTCACGTTAGCCACTGGTCAAGCTAGAGCAGCCCAGTGTCGTATCGCACAATCCCTCGATTCGATAGGCAACGGTACAAGTTATTTTACATTGGCTTATGTTACAGGCAATTTAAGACTTGGGCAAATAGTGCAATTATTTGGAGTGCTTGGGGCAGCCGTCGCACTTGCAGGTATCAGGAGCGCTAGAGACGATGGTCAGCACCATTCGCTATAAAGAAGAAGGGTAGACTGCTCACCAGTTGCAGTCATCCTGATAGCATCGatagaaataatagaagATTAGCTTGGAAGTTTCGAAGGTCGCCCTTGCTTCAACTTACACCGCAGAAGTTAACGATGGACGTTCTGCGATACATCGCGTTAGCACACGGCTTCAAGGACAAAGTAGACGGCCAGGAAACTCACAGCAATCATAATTAATTGGAGTGTTTGAAGAGTGGATATGTAGATAGTGGATGAGCGGATTGTGCTGAAGATGAAGGAGAGCCTCGGATGGTTTATATAGCCAGTCAAGTAGCGGGGATAGCCAGTACCATTGGTGTTACGAAACGCCTTGCTGAATGGCTGGAGGACACCGGTGAGATCCGACGATCGTTCGGCCAATGGCATGAAGCCTTTCGCTCCAGCTACGCCAAATCAACTCACCTGACGGTGCTCTCGGCGTGATCCCAGGTTCTGGTCGCGGCAGACGGCCCCAAGCCTGCGCACATGTGCCTCGTGCCATTTGAAAATATACATGTCCATCCCCTAAAGGTTGACATATCGGACCAAATTCCCATAGCAAGTTATCGTATCTCGTACTGATGAATGCCACTGATAAGCCAAAGTGGCTGTAATAGACAGGGTGATGTCTAAATTCAACCTAGGAGGATAGATAGAGTTTGAGATCAAGAGCCTCTAGTGAAGTGGCCGCAACGTCGGTACAAGGTGAGGAGATGAATAGCGCGATAGTGCCTCACTGGCTATGGCTGAGTGAGATATTCAGCTCCATATGCGTGCTGTGTCATCATCCCAAAGCTACGAAATCGATGGGGTTCGGCCGATAACGACAAGAGAATGGATTGGGTCTAGGGGGGGGATCCTGTAGCCATATGAGGGTAAAAGGGAAGCGGCCGATGTAATATCAACAACAACATCAGTAAAGAATAACACAGACACTTACTAGAAGCAATAGTACGCATCGTATGACCACGGATAATGACACCGATATCTATATCTGAGGACCCCACCGAAATGGCTGCAAAAGACACGTGAAGCCAGCTCGCTGGCCGTCAATAGGCCACAAATCTAGGAGCGATCTTGTATCGAGAGGTACAGTTTAATTAGCATGAGGACAGGCGATAGATATTCTGTCGATTCTATGACATAATCAATTGGGCAACTGCAAGGTGATGGAAGAGAGAGGTCAAGCTCAGACCTGAAGACTATATATCCTACCGAGGATTGACGTGATCAGGGTTGAGGAGCAAATGAAAGATCTCGGGCGTGAGGTGCTGCAAGAATTGCGTGCCAGATACCAGATGGGGGTCTGCGCATACAGTTTATGTCATGACTGTGGGGGTACCCTCACGGTTGTCCCAACACCCTCCCAGTTACAACGAATCAACGTCCGACCAAAGGGTACACGTATATAGATACCATTATGCACCTCAGCCAAACTCGTCGAAGAAAGTGAGCCCAATGGCTGAGAAAAAGCGGATTAAAATGTGATAAAATTGGTATGTGTCGTGGCTCAGTAGGACTAAGCGCTAGGCGCATCTAGCCTTTTGAGTTTGCTTGCGAGCCACCGAGCTATGCTCAGACACCGTCTCCAACAAGATGTGTGCTCAAAATCCTTCAGGGAGTGTCTGATTAATACACACTATCGATATATCTCTGGATCATCTTAAATGCTACTCTACGGCCCCGACGCTCTCCACCACCTCTGCTCACGAATCCAGGAACCAACCGTCTGTTTAATCATAGCGTCAAGCCCCCTCTGGCTTCTCGGGGAGAAGAATTCCCAAGATCTACCTCACGTATTGaatcctcttcttcctctgttCGCTCCAAAAAATTTTCACCAGACAAATTTCGTACTGTTGGCCCCGGACGGAGAGGCCGTTCCTATCTAGACCGGCCCGATGAAAGGAATAGTGGCAATGACTCAAGCCAGGCATCGCGTTCAAGCCGTAAACAGAGGATTAGAAGGCCACAGGGGGGGTTGGGATTATATCTACGATAATTACAAACCCCGAACACCGACTCCTAGCTCGAAGAACCGCAAAATGTTCAATCGCATCCCAAATGGGCCCAAGTTTCGATGTCTTATCTTCCATAAAATCTGTATTCCCGCACGTTGAGAAGCCCACGCAGGTCCAAGGAAGGCTTATACCAGCCATCATGCAGGGCCACGATGTTATACTCATGGACGAGACTGGAAAGTGGCAAGTGGGTATGCGGGGAGTGAGTGCGGACAACTATTGATAGGCCCATTTACAGGACTTTTGGGAGCGTCCTCGCACTTCTTCCTGAGATAGCTCGACCTAATACTGGAATAACGACACTACATTGTTCTCATCGGGATTTGGCGTACCAAATTGAATCATGGTGTCAAAAGCTAGTCACCTCTCAGCCATCCACGTCGATCGACCCATCCACCGTAGTTCGAGTTATCGCTCGTCCGAATACTACCCTCAAATATTTGCGCAGATCCGAAACAACCCTCCTCGCATCCTGGTGTCAACCCCGGGTGCTCTTGTCGACGCTATGACAAGTGGCCAAACTGCAGCTAAAAAACGACGCTGCGCCGGATTATCGTCGACGAGGTTGACGAGGTTGAAAATCCCCTTGCGATATCACAAAGTGCAGCTCCGGAACTATCACACCCCGAGGCCGCTCAGCCATCGATAACTACTTCTTCGCCTCATGTGGGAGGGACGACGACCCAAGCCGCAGATGGTCATGATGAGCGCGACGCTAACCCTCCATGTGCGGTCATGGTTATTCAAGCAAACGGATGGATGTCAGAACGTGTGGTCAGGATACTGGAATTCAAGAAAAGATCGAGTCGGGCGAGTTTGAGTCTAGCGAACGTACTCTTGTCACTCATTCTGCAGTGGTGGTCGAGGCCGATGGGCGACTTCGCAATCTAAACGAGGAAGACCAAGAAGCTGATTCAAGTTCCGAAGAAGGAGAGCGAGGAATTTTGTCCGGGGATCCTGCGAGGAATTTTGTCCGGGGATCCTGAAGCCATCCTGGGACTTTTGGACCGGGAAGGCGATGGAGCTACTCTTGGCAGTCGACCAGGCCCGACGTATCAATTGCCCACACGACTCGCTAAAGGGATTACATTGCCTCCTAGCATCCTAGAAGCTGTCGCAACATCTGTCGCGCTCGACGTCAGCCACCGTGCACTTTTGGTGATTCCAAATGGAGTCTCAATCGGCCCGGTTGTGGAGGCCCTCAGAGAACTTGGTGTGGAGGCACGCACCTTGAACCTCAAAGACGAAATCGAACATGTCTCAAATCGACTTGAAAACGAACAGGAAGTGCACTCCAAACCAAGTTCTGCAACAACTTCATCCGATCGTTCACTTGCCGAGGACGAAGGCGAAGATTTTGTATCGAATCCGACTTTGCTCATTGCAACGACCACGGCCGTACGCGGAATCGATATACCAACGCTTTCGCACGTTTATATCGTTGGAGGATTGGAATCAGAAGAAATTTATCGTCACGTTGCTGGTCGTGCGGGACGCTTTGGGATGCCAGGAACCGTCATCTCGTTGTAGGCGCTGACGAAGCCGAGAAACTAGTAGGTGGGACGGGAGAGCGTCGGATACGAAAGATATTCGAACGAATTGGCGTTTCAAATGTCCCATTCCCTCACATTTAGATTgattacatgtaattaccGTATGTAGCAATTATCTATCATGCATTTTGTATTTCACCCCTCATGTCATGTGACTACTCCGGTAATCCCTCGAACTTGTCCGCTTGATAGATGGATCTTGATCTTAGCGTAGGTATCGGGCCGCACTCTCAACACCTACGCTCGCATTAAATGGTGCTCTTGTTTGGGATATGATTAGTGGCCGATAGCACTATAACGGTGTCTGATCCTCACCACAAGGGTACCCGCAGCCACACATCCAAGGTGGCAATCTCGGCGAACATGATCAATATTGGGAACGTGTACCACCACAGTAGGATGCTCTGACTGAGTCGATTTCGGAATGTCTGTACCGTATATGCGCCAGTTTAACTTGCACCTGGTTTAACCCCAAGTCTCTTTTGATTCCCCCGCTGTCTATTCGTGATAACGCCCTTTGCCTCAGCTTTCGCCTCGTTCCTTGTCTAAAACGCAGCAGCATCATGATTATCCCTCCCtccctccttgagctctgGGCCTACTTATTATTTCTTATTTGATCCTGAGTGAGCATTGCATGTGAGTTGTCATTCTTTCGGCACTTTTCAACGTATCACCACGTATCTAAGTACCTGCACCTCTCTCTCCTCTTTCGCCCTCACCCACATGCTCGGAATGAACTATGAACGCTGATTCCACGCTTTCCTCTCAGGTTTCGACTCTGCCCCATCTAGAAGAACCCGGCTCTCCGACTTGGCGTAGCACTATCCCTGTATCGCAATGTTTGGTGCCTGAAAATACACCACCTCCACTGGACTATACCATATAAAGGCACCAGGGAGACAGAGCTGCAAACCAACGCTCTTCATGGCCCAACCCTCAACTTCGAGCACTCATAAGTCGCCCGTCCTTATGGTCATGGCATCCATCGGTGTAACGCTGCTTTGATAGTTCTGCAATCACCCGAGTGGCTCAAGATGAGTTTCTAGGACGATCCTAGTTCTGTCATCCCGTAAATCACTGTACGTATGGAATTATTCTGCATAATGCGAAGGACAGTATCGCCTATCACCCGCGGGACACCATACCCCCAGACCCCTAGAAAACCTTGTTTTATTTCGATTCCTCCCCTCGGCTATTTCTCTTCTTCCACCTTTTCATATATCTTTGGACTCCAAGCGATGAGAGCCGCAAAGCT encodes:
- a CDS encoding Helicase conserved C-terminal domain; this encodes MGPSFDVLSSIKSVFPHVEKPTQVQGRLIPAIMQGHDVILMDETGKTFGSVLALLPEIARPNTGITTLHCSHRDLAYQIESWCQKLVTSQPSTSIDPSTVVRVIARPNTTLKYLRRSETTLLASWCQPRVDEVENPLAISQSAAPELSHPEAAQPSITTSSPHVGGTTTQAADGHDERDANPPCAVMVIQANGWMSERVVRILEFKKRSSRASLSLANTKKLIQVPKKESEEFCPGILRGILSGDPEAILGLLDREGDGATLGSRPGPTYQLPTRLAKGITLPPSILEAVATSVALDVSHRALLVIPNGVSIGPVVEALRELGVEARTLNLKDEIEHVSNRLENEQEVHSKPSSATTSSDRSLAEDEGEDFVSNPTLLIATTTAVRGIDIPTLSHVYIVGGLESEEIYRHVAGRAGRFGMPGTVISL
- a CDS encoding 37S ribosomal protein S22, mitochondrial, which produces MYRRTSIVNFCGDDCNCAPDTCKAGKQLTFGQSGIDQSDQELRASSSQNPRKHYFSNVGPPNDTYEPITETDSRETFPALVPSFRFTQHPPVDFLHDDESSQSIRAESFSLNGALLSPTPVTSLMLVEVERRLDVFIFRCCFATSAWQARQLVVHGKLN